Proteins encoded together in one Pseudorca crassidens isolate mPseCra1 chromosome 17, mPseCra1.hap1, whole genome shotgun sequence window:
- the TRHR gene encoding thyrotropin-releasing hormone receptor produces the protein MENETVSELNQTQLQPRAMVALEYQVVTILLVLIICGLGIVGNIMVVLVVMRTKHMRTPTNCYLVSLAVADLMVLVAAGLPNITDSIYGSWVYGYVGCLCITYLQYLGINASSCSITAFTIERYIAICHPIKAQFLCTFSRAKKIIIFVWAFTSIYCMLWFFLLDLNISTYKDAIVVSCGYKISRNYYSPIYLMDFGVFYVVPMILATVLYGFIARILFLNPIPSDPKENSKTWKNDSTHQTKNLNSKTSSRYFNSTVSSRKQVTKMLAVVVILFALLWMPYRTLVVVNSFLSSPFQENWFLLFCRICIYLNSAINPVIYNLMSQKFRAAFRKLCNCKQKPVEKPANYSVALNYSVIKESDHFSTELDDITVTDTYLSATKVSFDDTCLASEITISQS, from the exons ATGGAAAACGAGACAGTAAGTGAACTGAACCAAACCCAGCTTCAGCCTCGAGCCATGGTGGCCCTAGAATACCAAGTGGTCACCATCTTACTTGTGCTCATTATTTGTGGTCTGGGCATCGTGGGCAACATCATGGTAGTCCTGGTGGTCATGAGAACCAAGCACATGAGGACGCCCACAAACTGCTACCTGGTGAGTCTAGCAGTAGCTGATCTCATGGTCCTGGTGGCCGCAGGCCTCCCCAACATAACGGACAGTATCTATGGTTCCTGGGTTTATGGCTACGTTGGATGCCTCTGCATCACTTACCTCCAGTACTTGGGCATTAATGCATCCTCTTGTTCAATCACAGCATTTACCATTGAGAGGTACATAGCAATCTGTCACCCCATCAAAGCCCAGTTTCTCTGCACATTTTCCAGAGCCAAAAAGATCATCATCTTTGTCTGGGCTTTCACATCCATTTACTGTATGCTGTGGTTCTTCTTGCTGGATCTCAATATTAGCACCTATAAAGATGCTATTGTGGTGTCCTGTGGCTACAAGATCTCCAGGAATTACTACTCACCTATTTACCTAATGGACTTTGGTGTCTTTTATGTTGTTCCAATGATCCTGGCCACTGTCCTCTATGGATTCATAGCTAGGATCCTCTTCTTAAATCCCATTCCTTCAGATCCtaaagaaaactctaagacatgGAAAAATGACTCAACCCATCAGACCAAGAATTTGAATTCAAAGACCTCTAGTAGATATTTCAACAGCACAGTATCTTCAAGGAAGCAG GTCACCAAGATGCTGGCAGTGGTTGTCATTCTGTTTGCCCTTTTATGGATGCCCTACAGAACTCTTGTGGTTGTCAACTCATTTCTCTCCAGCCCTTTCCAAGAAAATTGGTTCTTGCTCTTTTGCAGAATTTGCATTTATCTCAACAGTGCCATCAACCCAGTGATTTACAATCTCATGTCCCAGAAATTCCGTGCAGCCTTCAGAAAGCTCTGCAACTGTAAGCAGAAGCCGGTGGAGAAGCCGGCTAACTACAGTGTGGCCCTCAATTACAGCGTCATCAAGGAGTCAGATCATTTCAGCACAGAGCTTGATGACATCACTGTCACTGACACTTACTTGTCTGCCACGAAAGTGTCTTTTGATGACACCTGCTTGGCTTCTGAAATAACCATTAGCCAAAGTTGA